From Channa argus isolate prfri chromosome 18, Channa argus male v1.0, whole genome shotgun sequence, the proteins below share one genomic window:
- the gdnfa gene encoding glial cell line-derived neurotrophic factor, translating to MKLWDVLATCLLLLSSVATRPLYQNTPAKRTYFPSSYSDSASLSVEDEEPKFQRKDHNLQQIPMEDQYDIGGPYPEQFDDVMDFIEATIGRLRRSSEPNGGSRGRREQRQRGAANTEGTRGEGKGHGDRRRGRGRGGSRGSKGGRGEKGRERISVQSRGCLLKEVHLNVTDLGLGYQTKEELIFRYCSGPCVEAETNYDKILNNLTHNKKLDKDTPSRTCCRPVAFDDDLSFLDDNVVYHTLKKHSARKCGCV from the exons ATGAAGTTATGGGATGTTTTGGCCACGTGTTTGTTGCTCCTGAGCTCTGTTGCTACACGGCCTCTCTACCAAAACACACCAGCCAAGCGGACTTATTTCCCCAGCAGCTACAGTGATTCTGCGTCCCTGTCTGTGGAGGACGAGGAGCCAAAGTTCCAGCGTAAAGACCACAACCTACAGCAGATCCCGATGGAAGATCAGT ATGACATTGGAGGTCCCTATCCAGAGCAGTTTGATGATGTAATGGATTTTATCGAGGCCACTATTGGCAGACTCCGGAGATCATCAGAGCCCAATGGGGGCTCCAGGGGCCGgagagagcagagacagaggggagCAGCAAACACAGAAGGCACGAGAGGTGAGGGAAAAGGACATGGCGACAGGAGGCGGGGACGAGGGCGAGGTGGAAGTCGAGGCAGTAAAGGAGGCCGAGGCGAGAAGGGGCGGGAGAGGATATCGGTTCAGAGTCGAGGCTGCTTGCTAAAGGAGGTCCATCTCAATGTGACAGACTTGGGACTTGGGTACCAGACTAAAGAGGAGCTGATATTTCGGTACTGCAGTGGCCCCTGTGTGGAGGCGGAGACCAACTATGACAAGATATTGAACAACCTCACACACAACAAGAAGCTGGACAAGGATACACCTTCACGCACCTGCTGTCGACCAGTTGCTTTTGATGATGACTTATCTTTCTTGGACGACAATGTAGTGTATCACACATTAAAGAAGCATTCTGCTAGGAAGTGTGGCTGTGTATGA